The following coding sequences lie in one Lysobacter capsici genomic window:
- a CDS encoding SIMPL domain-containing protein, translating into MKYRLLFVLALAALPALPAFAQKANRIISVSGAAEIKVAPDEILLNVGVESRHPRLEEAKRQNDESIASALAFLKRNGVPDKDVQTDFITIEPQYERDDSSRSALERSRVVPLLYVVRKSIGIRLTRVGDFDALLSGLLGNGVQYIHGIEFRTSQLRKHRDAARALAIRAAKEKADALTLELGVRRGAAQTISESYSGGWWRSSTGWGGGGGQQMQNVIQNTGGGGGEDGATMAVGQISVNASVDVTFAIE; encoded by the coding sequence ATGAAATACCGCCTGCTGTTCGTCCTCGCCCTGGCCGCGTTGCCCGCCCTGCCCGCCTTCGCGCAGAAGGCCAATCGCATCATCAGCGTCTCCGGCGCGGCCGAAATAAAAGTCGCCCCGGACGAAATCCTGCTCAACGTCGGGGTCGAATCGCGGCATCCGCGGCTCGAGGAAGCCAAGCGCCAGAACGACGAAAGCATCGCCAGCGCGCTGGCCTTCCTCAAGCGCAACGGCGTGCCCGACAAGGACGTGCAGACCGATTTCATCACCATCGAGCCGCAGTACGAACGCGACGATTCCAGCCGCTCCGCGCTGGAGCGTTCGCGCGTGGTGCCGTTGCTGTACGTCGTGCGCAAGAGCATCGGCATCCGCCTGACCCGCGTCGGCGATTTCGACGCCTTGCTGTCGGGCCTGCTCGGCAACGGCGTGCAGTACATCCACGGCATCGAATTTCGTACCTCGCAACTGCGCAAGCACCGCGACGCCGCGCGCGCGCTGGCGATCCGCGCGGCCAAGGAAAAAGCCGATGCGCTGACCTTGGAACTCGGCGTCCGCCGCGGCGCGGCGCAGACGATTTCGGAATCGTATTCGGGCGGCTGGTGGCGCAGCAGCACCGGCTGGGGCGGCGGTGGCGGCCAGCAGATGCAGAACGTGATCCAGAACACCGGCGGCGGCGGCGGCGAGGACGGCGCGACCATGGCGGTCGGGCAGATCAGCGTCAATGCCTCGGTGGATGTGACGTTTGCCATCGAGTAG
- a CDS encoding ExbD/TolR family protein, with product MAFSTGNDNGPMATINVTPLVDVMLVLLIIFMITAPLMTHKVEIKLPEATLAKPEEASKITPITLAIQDSGAVYWNDEPVTMDQLESRLSVEAQKTPQPPINIRGDRTTKYKVVNSVVTVAQRQGMRKVGFVAIKER from the coding sequence ATGGCCTTCAGTACAGGCAACGACAACGGCCCGATGGCTACCATCAACGTCACGCCCCTCGTGGACGTGATGCTGGTGCTGTTGATCATCTTCATGATCACCGCACCGCTGATGACCCATAAGGTCGAGATCAAACTGCCCGAAGCCACCCTCGCCAAGCCCGAGGAGGCGTCCAAGATCACGCCGATCACCCTGGCCATCCAGGACAGCGGCGCGGTCTACTGGAACGATGAGCCGGTCACCATGGATCAGCTGGAAAGCCGTTTGTCGGTCGAAGCGCAGAAGACGCCGCAGCCGCCGATCAACATCCGCGGTGACCGCACCACGAAGTACAAGGTGGTCAATTCGGTGGTGACGGTTGCGCAGCGGCAAGGCATGCGCAAAGTCGGCTTCGTCGCGATCAAAGAACGTTAA
- a CDS encoding GlxA family transcriptional regulator, producing the protein MHRIAVVALESVLPFELSIPGLVFPSVRRADGEPAYEVRICAETERIKTRSLELIVASTLSALDQADTVIVPGLSDWRTPIAPATLAAIGAAAQRGARVASICTGAFVLAEAGLLDHQRATTHWSTTVELAERYPQVRVDPDVLFVDNGQILSSAGSAAGIDLCLHLVRRDYGAAAAAAAARWAVMPMERGADHSPLVVHEAPQSDASLAPLLRWMEQHLDRPLLIDELARRAAISTRTLNRRFREQTGTTPLQWLLIARIRRAQQFLETTDLSVEQIAMQVGFASATTFRDRFARSVGTNPTSYRRGFGEEGERRLR; encoded by the coding sequence ATGCATCGGATCGCTGTTGTCGCTTTAGAGAGTGTCCTGCCGTTCGAGCTGTCGATTCCCGGCCTGGTGTTTCCCTCGGTGCGCCGCGCCGACGGCGAGCCGGCCTACGAGGTGCGGATCTGCGCCGAAACCGAACGGATCAAGACGCGCTCGCTGGAGCTGATCGTCGCCTCCACGCTGAGCGCGCTCGATCAGGCCGACACCGTGATCGTGCCGGGCCTGTCGGACTGGCGTACGCCGATCGCGCCGGCCACCCTGGCCGCGATCGGCGCGGCGGCGCAGCGCGGCGCGCGCGTGGCATCGATCTGCACCGGCGCCTTCGTGCTGGCCGAAGCCGGCCTGCTCGACCACCAGCGCGCGACCACCCATTGGTCGACCACGGTCGAACTGGCCGAGCGTTATCCCCAGGTGCGGGTCGATCCGGACGTGTTGTTCGTCGACAACGGCCAGATTCTCAGTTCGGCCGGATCGGCGGCGGGCATCGACCTATGCCTGCATCTGGTCCGGCGCGATTACGGCGCGGCCGCGGCGGCGGCGGCCGCGCGCTGGGCGGTGATGCCGATGGAGCGTGGCGCCGATCACTCGCCGCTGGTGGTGCATGAGGCGCCGCAGTCGGACGCCTCGCTGGCGCCGCTGCTGCGCTGGATGGAGCAGCATCTGGACCGGCCGCTGCTGATCGACGAGCTGGCGCGCCGCGCGGCGATCAGCACGCGCACGCTCAACCGGCGCTTTCGCGAACAGACCGGCACCACGCCCTTGCAGTGGTTGTTGATCGCGCGCATCCGCCGTGCGCAACAGTTTCTGGAAACCACCGACCTGTCGGTGGAGCAGATCGCGATGCAGGTCGGCTTCGCCTCGGCGACGACGTTCCGCGATCGCTTCGCGCGCTCGGTGGGAACCAATCCGACCTCGTATCGGCGGGGGTTCGGGGAAGAAGGGGAGCGGCGGTTGCGGTGA
- a CDS encoding MotA/TolQ/ExbB proton channel family protein, with amino-acid sequence MLQQTTTAAAGGSNAEALQQMSFSHLLQNFDAVGWIVFITLTLMSVLSVYWIVINFVKNLRLRGSSDRVVSTFWETPNAQDAIRYMEEQSRSEPFSKIALDAAQAAAHHQRHEGSRLVESLNRSEFVDRALRQAVTRESSRLEAGLTVLATVGSTAPFVGLLGTVWGIYHALLRLGASGESSIQAVAGPVGEALIMTAIGLFVAIPAVLAYNFFVRLNRVTNNKFDTFAHDLHDFFATGSRVGEVASKR; translated from the coding sequence TTCAGCAGATGAGCTTCTCGCATCTGTTGCAAAACTTCGACGCCGTTGGCTGGATCGTGTTCATCACGCTCACGCTGATGTCGGTTCTGTCGGTCTATTGGATCGTCATCAATTTCGTCAAGAACCTCCGCCTGCGCGGCAGTTCCGACCGCGTCGTCAGCACGTTCTGGGAAACCCCGAACGCGCAGGACGCCATCCGTTACATGGAAGAGCAGTCGCGCAGCGAGCCGTTCTCCAAGATCGCGCTCGATGCCGCTCAGGCCGCCGCGCACCACCAGCGTCACGAAGGCTCGCGCCTGGTCGAGTCGCTGAACCGTTCCGAGTTCGTCGACCGCGCCCTGCGTCAGGCCGTCACCCGTGAGAGCTCGCGTCTGGAAGCCGGTCTGACCGTGCTCGCCACCGTCGGCTCGACCGCTCCGTTCGTCGGTCTGCTCGGCACCGTGTGGGGCATCTACCACGCCCTGCTGCGCCTGGGCGCCAGCGGCGAGTCCTCGATTCAGGCCGTTGCCGGCCCGGTCGGCGAGGCGCTGATCATGACCGCGATCGGTCTGTTCGTCGCGATCCCGGCGGTGCTTGCGTACAACTTCTTCGTCCGCCTGAACCGCGTCACGAACAACAAGTTCGACACCTTCGCGCACGACCTGCACGACTTCTTCGCCACCGGCTCGCGCGTCGGCGAAGTGGCGAGCAAGCGCTAA
- a CDS encoding PA0069 family radical SAM protein produces MDSARKTQVSLQPTAFKGRGSASYVPGRYAVTTAHGEDDGWGSVYVDDGTDTRPETRVTEETARSIISRNDSPDIAFGQSVNPYRGCEHGCVYCFARPSHAYLELSPGLDFETRLFAKVNAAERLQNELARPGYRCVPIALGINTDSYQPIERRFRITRGVMEVLDACSHPFSLITKNASIVRDVELLASMAKRGLVSVYFSVTTLDNPLSAKMEPRASAPHSRLKAMRTLAEAGVPVGVMVAPTIPMINDGEIEHILAAAYDAGARAAGYVVLRLPHELKQVWREWLQLHYPDRAAHVMSLIQQMSGGKDYDSRFGQRMRGEGPFAQLIAQRFQKAWRRHGFGRLPALDTSRFVAPRKPTPQLELF; encoded by the coding sequence ATGGATTCGGCCCGCAAAACCCAAGTCTCGCTCCAGCCCACCGCGTTCAAGGGCCGCGGTTCGGCGTCGTACGTGCCGGGACGGTATGCGGTCACCACCGCGCACGGCGAGGACGACGGCTGGGGCTCGGTGTATGTCGACGACGGCACCGACACGCGGCCGGAAACCCGGGTCACCGAAGAAACCGCGCGCAGCATCATCAGCCGCAACGATTCGCCCGATATCGCCTTCGGCCAGTCGGTCAATCCCTACCGCGGCTGCGAACACGGCTGCGTGTACTGCTTCGCCCGGCCCTCGCACGCCTATCTGGAACTGTCGCCCGGGCTGGACTTCGAAACCCGTTTGTTCGCCAAGGTCAACGCCGCCGAGCGCTTGCAGAACGAACTCGCGCGGCCGGGCTATCGCTGCGTGCCGATCGCGCTGGGCATCAACACCGATTCCTATCAGCCGATCGAGCGCCGCTTCCGCATCACCCGCGGGGTGATGGAGGTGCTCGACGCCTGCTCGCATCCCTTCAGCCTGATCACCAAGAACGCATCGATCGTGCGCGACGTCGAGCTGCTCGCATCGATGGCGAAACGCGGCCTGGTGTCGGTGTATTTCTCGGTCACCACCCTCGACAACCCGCTGTCGGCGAAGATGGAACCGCGCGCCTCCGCGCCGCACTCGCGGCTCAAGGCGATGCGGACCCTGGCCGAGGCCGGCGTGCCGGTCGGGGTGATGGTCGCGCCGACGATCCCGATGATCAACGACGGCGAGATCGAGCACATCCTCGCCGCGGCCTACGACGCCGGCGCGCGCGCCGCGGGTTACGTGGTGTTGCGGCTGCCGCACGAACTCAAGCAGGTCTGGCGCGAGTGGCTGCAACTGCACTACCCCGATCGCGCCGCGCACGTGATGAGCCTGATCCAGCAGATGAGCGGCGGCAAGGATTACGACAGCCGTTTCGGTCAGCGCATGCGCGGCGAAGGCCCGTTCGCGCAACTGATCGCGCAACGTTTCCAGAAAGCCTGGCGCCGGCACGGATTCGGCCGCTTGCCGGCGCTGGACACCAGCCGTTTCGTCGCGCCGCGCAAGCCGACGCCGCAGCTGGAACTGTTCTGA
- a CDS encoding pyridoxine 5'-phosphate synthase, whose amino-acid sequence MTVLSVNVNKIAVLRNSRGGGEPDVSRAAQACLDAGAHGITVHPRPDARHIRDYDVYALAELTQARAVEFNIEGNPFAPPRAGYPGLIELCRRTRPAQVTLVPDGDDQLTSDHGFDFERDADALRPLIAQLHELDCRVSVFADADREGIERAAELGADRVELYTGPYADAFAQGDIDTTVRAFATAARRAQAAGLGVNAGHDLSQANLGAFLRAVPNVLEVSIGHALIGEALYAGLDATVRAYLDVIAKGD is encoded by the coding sequence ATGACCGTCCTGAGCGTCAACGTCAACAAGATCGCGGTGCTGCGCAATTCGCGCGGCGGCGGCGAACCCGATGTATCGCGCGCCGCGCAAGCCTGCCTCGACGCCGGCGCGCACGGCATCACCGTGCATCCGCGGCCCGATGCGCGGCACATCCGCGACTACGACGTGTACGCGCTGGCCGAACTCACCCAAGCGCGCGCGGTCGAGTTCAACATCGAAGGCAATCCGTTCGCGCCGCCGCGCGCCGGCTATCCGGGCTTGATCGAACTGTGCCGGCGCACCCGGCCGGCGCAGGTCACCTTGGTGCCGGACGGCGACGATCAACTCACCTCCGACCACGGCTTCGATTTCGAACGCGACGCCGACGCGCTGCGTCCGTTGATCGCGCAACTGCACGAACTCGATTGCCGGGTCAGCGTGTTCGCCGACGCCGATCGCGAAGGCATCGAGCGCGCGGCCGAATTGGGCGCTGACCGGGTCGAGCTTTACACCGGCCCGTACGCCGACGCCTTCGCGCAAGGCGATATCGACACGACCGTGCGAGCCTTCGCTACCGCCGCGCGTCGCGCCCAGGCCGCCGGCCTCGGCGTCAACGCCGGCCACGATCTGAGCCAGGCCAATCTCGGCGCGTTCCTGCGCGCGGTTCCAAACGTGCTCGAAGTGTCGATCGGCCACGCATTGATCGGCGAAGCGCTGTACGCCGGCCTCGATGCGACGGTGCGCGCGTATCTGGATGTGATCGCGAAAGGCGATTGA
- a CDS encoding MFS transporter: MPSPPPAAALPGRYDRFLILGAVCLAGLVLPLSFTAPPVAIPAIAAELGGSPIALNWMTNAFMLAFGSCLMAAGTLADTYGRKRVFSIGIVAYAVVSLLLALAPNLLTLNALRVLQGVAAALALAGGNAALSQEFHGPARIRAFSLLGTAFGLGLAFGPSLAGWLVQTQGWRAVFLSSLAIAVLATVFGVPRMRESRDPDAARLDLPGSLSSTAMLAMLTIGVLEAPERGWSDPWVLAALLGSAAMLALFVRVETRAARPMLDLSLLKYPRFVGAQLLPIGTGFCYLALIIVLPVRLIGIHGLSALDAGLMMIALSAPMLVVPFVAAVLSHRIAAGRLCAIGLLLAAAGLVWLGLQAADGSVAGLVAPMLLIGAGSAVPWGLMDGLAISVVPKERAGMAAGVFGASRVSGEGIAIAVVAAALAGLLHLRLGATTTVDGAVLAQAAQRLATGDALRAHSLLPQLDPAELVRGYDQAFAWLMYGLAAATAAIAALVFALLGNASAHEPALQAARDDAADGGMVTNETMLARDCAG; this comes from the coding sequence ATGCCCTCCCCGCCCCCCGCGGCCGCCCTGCCCGGCCGCTACGACCGTTTCCTGATCCTCGGCGCCGTGTGCCTCGCCGGGCTGGTGTTGCCGCTGAGTTTCACCGCGCCGCCGGTCGCGATCCCGGCCATCGCCGCCGAACTCGGCGGCAGCCCGATCGCGCTGAACTGGATGACCAACGCTTTCATGCTCGCCTTCGGCAGCTGCCTGATGGCGGCCGGCACCCTGGCCGACACCTACGGCCGCAAGCGGGTGTTCTCGATCGGCATCGTCGCGTACGCGGTGGTGTCGCTTCTGCTCGCGCTGGCACCTAACCTGCTCACGTTGAATGCGTTGCGGGTGCTGCAAGGCGTCGCCGCGGCGCTGGCGCTGGCCGGCGGCAATGCCGCGTTGTCGCAGGAGTTCCACGGGCCGGCACGGATCCGCGCCTTCAGCCTGCTCGGCACCGCGTTCGGGCTGGGCCTGGCGTTCGGCCCCAGCCTGGCCGGCTGGCTGGTCCAGACCCAGGGCTGGCGCGCGGTGTTCCTGTCGAGTCTGGCGATCGCGGTGCTCGCGACCGTGTTCGGCGTGCCGCGCATGCGCGAATCGCGTGACCCCGATGCGGCGCGGCTCGACCTGCCCGGCAGCCTGAGTTCGACCGCGATGCTGGCGATGCTGACCATCGGCGTGCTCGAAGCGCCCGAACGCGGCTGGAGCGATCCATGGGTGCTCGCCGCCCTGCTCGGCTCGGCCGCGATGCTGGCGTTGTTCGTGCGGGTGGAAACCCGCGCGGCGCGGCCGATGCTCGACCTGAGCCTGCTCAAGTACCCGCGCTTCGTCGGCGCGCAGTTGCTGCCGATCGGCACCGGGTTCTGCTATCTGGCGTTGATCATCGTGTTGCCGGTGCGCCTGATCGGCATCCACGGACTCAGCGCGCTCGACGCCGGCCTGATGATGATCGCCCTGTCCGCGCCGATGCTGGTCGTGCCCTTCGTCGCCGCGGTGTTGAGCCACCGCATCGCCGCCGGCCGTTTGTGCGCGATCGGCTTGTTGCTCGCCGCCGCCGGTCTGGTCTGGCTGGGGCTGCAGGCGGCGGACGGGTCGGTCGCCGGATTGGTCGCACCGATGCTGTTGATCGGCGCGGGCTCGGCGGTGCCGTGGGGCTTGATGGACGGCCTGGCGATCAGCGTGGTGCCGAAGGAACGCGCCGGCATGGCCGCCGGCGTGTTCGGCGCCAGCCGGGTGTCGGGCGAAGGCATTGCGATCGCGGTGGTGGCCGCCGCCTTGGCCGGCCTGCTGCACCTGCGCCTGGGCGCTACGACGACGGTCGATGGTGCCGTGTTGGCGCAAGCCGCGCAGCGTTTGGCCACCGGCGATGCACTGCGCGCTCACAGCTTGTTGCCGCAACTCGACCCGGCCGAACTCGTTCGCGGCTACGACCAGGCCTTCGCCTGGCTGATGTACGGGCTGGCTGCGGCGACCGCGGCGATCGCCGCCCTGGTGTTCGCCTTGCTCGGCAACGCCTCGGCGCACGAACCGGCCCTGCAGGCCGCCCGCGACGATGCGGCGGATGGCGGCATGGTAACGAACGAAACCATGCTCGCGCGCGACTGCGCGGGCTGA
- a CDS encoding ExbD/TolR family protein, with translation MAFSNNSDSGAISDINVTPLVDVLLVLLIIFMVTAPTVSYPIDVNLPQPTSVPPPVTVEPPPPIQLRIDATGQVFWNNNPTPIAAIPGMMKETVQRDPTNQPLLEIDTNEDAEYGTLAKVLAYAKNADMKKIGFVQK, from the coding sequence ATGGCTTTCAGCAACAACTCCGATAGCGGCGCGATCTCCGACATCAACGTGACCCCGCTGGTCGACGTGCTGTTGGTGCTGCTGATCATCTTCATGGTCACGGCGCCGACGGTGTCTTACCCGATCGACGTCAACCTGCCCCAACCGACCAGCGTTCCGCCGCCGGTAACCGTCGAGCCGCCGCCGCCGATCCAGCTGCGGATCGATGCGACCGGTCAGGTGTTCTGGAACAACAATCCCACGCCGATCGCGGCGATCCCGGGGATGATGAAGGAAACGGTGCAGCGCGATCCCACCAATCAACCTCTGCTAGAAATCGACACCAACGAGGATGCCGAATACGGCACGCTCGCCAAGGTGCTGGCTTACGCCAAAAACGCAGACATGAAAAAAATCGGTTTCGTCCAGAAGTAA
- a CDS encoding lysozyme inhibitor LprI family protein — MPSRSAATRRLLGLALFGFALLAGSAQAAGFDCKRARTTVEISICADPGLSRLDSEMNDLYRQIQSETVGVDGETGRRIDPIAAEQQRWLARRNACADRACLDRAYRDRLAQMKRDWSEALAPSASAPGPAVYRYGRHGDFKVFIADFRRAVAAGDRAAVAKMTAQPFLDYSQGESCLNRPDPCDAEQRRHDASAGSEREVIGLYDRIITAAVRSALQANKIRAYSQRIDAAKDENGEVPSPGPIGPGEYLLDSEDLHAQRVFKKVGGVYKMQRVPFYS, encoded by the coding sequence ATGCCCTCTCGCTCCGCCGCGACCCGCCGCCTGCTCGGCCTGGCCCTGTTCGGTTTCGCCTTGCTCGCTGGCAGCGCGCAGGCCGCCGGGTTCGACTGCAAGCGCGCGCGCACCACGGTCGAAATCAGCATCTGCGCCGATCCCGGGCTGTCGCGCCTGGACAGCGAAATGAACGATCTCTACCGCCAGATCCAGTCCGAGACCGTCGGCGTCGACGGCGAAACCGGCCGCCGCATCGATCCGATCGCCGCCGAGCAACAGCGCTGGCTCGCGCGCCGCAACGCCTGCGCCGACCGCGCCTGCCTGGATCGCGCCTACCGCGATCGCCTGGCGCAGATGAAGCGCGATTGGTCCGAGGCGCTGGCCCCCTCGGCGAGCGCGCCCGGCCCGGCGGTGTACCGCTACGGGCGCCACGGCGATTTCAAGGTCTTCATCGCCGATTTCCGCCGCGCGGTGGCCGCCGGCGATCGCGCCGCGGTGGCGAAGATGACCGCGCAGCCGTTCCTCGACTACAGCCAGGGCGAGAGCTGCCTCAACCGCCCCGATCCGTGCGACGCCGAACAGCGCCGTCACGACGCCAGCGCGGGCAGCGAACGCGAAGTGATCGGCCTGTACGACCGCATCATCACCGCCGCGGTGCGTTCGGCCCTGCAGGCCAACAAGATCCGCGCCTACTCGCAGCGCATCGACGCGGCCAAGGACGAAAACGGCGAGGTCCCGTCGCCCGGGCCGATCGGGCCGGGCGAGTACCTGCTCGACAGCGAAGACCTGCACGCCCAGCGCGTGTTCAAGAAGGTCGGCGGCGTCTACAAGATGCAGCGTGTGCCGTTCTATTCGTAA
- the cls gene encoding cardiolipin synthase, with amino-acid sequence MEPDVSELWQTLVSIPYLGVYLTAGWALYLVWLGLWIVLQKREPVATISWLISLAALPYLGFLIYYFFGPQRIHRQRLRRVRARAALPAPPPGLTPSPEAIELARLGQATTGLPPTTATQARLLIDGGAKYAALLADIALARERIHLEYYIYQPDRTGTALRDALIERARAGVTVRLLLDAVGSGATKQRFIQPLIDAGAQVAWFHPMKLRWLWRRPWLNLRTHRKIVVIDGRVGYTGGINITDEEDERLREDAYRDLHLRLEGDVVRELELVFTEDWCYATGEPPIRHVNAAPVQGTIAAQVVSSGPDSSWEAIHRVHVGAIHAARQRVWLVTPYFVPGEAARMALTSAALGGLDVRLLVPKLSDSRLVTYAARSYFDELLEAGVKIHEYGPRMLHTKALLCDDEMAIIGSANFDHRSFRLNFEISVMFYNATLAGELAALIEQECSRAPRARSDRERSLWRTRLPEALARLVSPLL; translated from the coding sequence ATGGAGCCCGACGTGTCCGAGCTGTGGCAAACCCTGGTCAGCATTCCCTACCTGGGCGTGTACCTCACCGCCGGCTGGGCGCTCTATCTGGTCTGGCTGGGGCTGTGGATCGTGCTGCAGAAGCGCGAGCCGGTCGCGACCATCAGCTGGCTGATCAGTCTGGCGGCGCTGCCGTACCTGGGCTTTTTGATCTATTACTTCTTCGGCCCTCAGCGCATCCATCGCCAGCGCCTGCGCCGGGTGCGCGCACGCGCGGCACTGCCGGCGCCGCCGCCGGGGCTGACCCCGTCGCCGGAAGCGATCGAACTGGCCCGGCTCGGCCAGGCCACCACCGGCCTGCCGCCGACCACCGCGACCCAAGCGCGCCTGCTGATCGACGGCGGCGCCAAGTACGCCGCGCTGCTGGCCGACATCGCCCTGGCCCGCGAGCGCATCCACCTGGAGTACTACATCTATCAACCTGATCGCACCGGCACCGCGCTGCGCGATGCGCTGATCGAACGTGCGCGCGCCGGGGTCACGGTGCGGCTGCTGCTCGACGCGGTCGGCTCGGGCGCGACCAAGCAGCGTTTCATCCAGCCGCTGATCGATGCCGGCGCGCAGGTCGCCTGGTTCCACCCGATGAAGCTGCGCTGGCTGTGGCGGCGGCCGTGGCTGAACCTGCGCACCCATCGCAAGATCGTGGTGATCGACGGCCGGGTCGGCTACACCGGCGGCATCAACATCACCGACGAGGAAGACGAACGCCTGCGCGAGGACGCCTACCGCGACCTGCATCTGCGCCTGGAGGGCGACGTGGTGCGCGAGCTGGAACTGGTGTTCACCGAAGACTGGTGCTACGCCACCGGCGAGCCGCCGATCCGGCACGTCAACGCGGCGCCGGTGCAGGGCACGATCGCCGCGCAGGTGGTCAGTTCCGGCCCGGATTCGAGCTGGGAAGCGATCCATCGCGTCCACGTCGGCGCGATCCACGCCGCGCGCCAGCGGGTCTGGCTGGTCACGCCGTACTTCGTGCCCGGCGAAGCCGCGCGCATGGCGCTGACCTCGGCCGCGCTCGGCGGCCTGGACGTGCGCCTGCTGGTGCCCAAGCTCAGCGACAGCCGCCTGGTGACCTACGCGGCGCGTTCGTACTTCGACGAGCTGCTCGAAGCCGGGGTCAAGATCCACGAGTACGGCCCGCGCATGCTGCACACCAAGGCGCTGCTGTGCGACGACGAAATGGCGATCATCGGCAGCGCCAATTTCGACCACCGCAGCTTCCGCCTGAACTTCGAGATTTCGGTGATGTTCTACAACGCGACCCTGGCCGGCGAACTGGCCGCGTTGATCGAACAGGAATGCTCGCGCGCGCCGCGGGCGCGCAGCGACCGCGAACGGTCGTTGTGGCGTACGCGGTTGCCCGAGGCCTTGGCGCGGTTGGTGTCGCCGTTGCTTTGA
- a CDS encoding ExbD/TolR family protein, whose amino-acid sequence MAGSTYCASAYSGDAPVAEINVTPLVDVLLVLLVIFMVTAPVLTGTLNLGLPVPGPQRDTPPPRAELMVQASGAFTLDGQTLTRAELPAALKALVQAAPNTVVEVGANADADYQAFAHALSAARESGVQNISTR is encoded by the coding sequence ATGGCCGGCTCCACCTACTGTGCTTCTGCTTACTCCGGCGACGCGCCTGTCGCCGAAATCAACGTCACCCCGCTGGTCGATGTGCTGCTGGTGCTGCTGGTGATCTTCATGGTCACCGCGCCCGTGCTGACCGGCACTTTGAACCTCGGGCTGCCGGTTCCCGGACCGCAACGCGACACGCCGCCGCCACGCGCCGAATTGATGGTGCAGGCCAGCGGCGCGTTCACCCTCGATGGCCAGACCCTGACCCGCGCGGAATTGCCGGCGGCGCTGAAGGCGTTGGTGCAGGCGGCGCCGAACACGGTGGTCGAGGTCGGTGCGAACGCCGACGCCGACTATCAGGCGTTTGCGCATGCGCTGTCGGCGGCGCGCGAGAGCGGGGTGCAGAATATTTCGACCCGCTGA
- a CDS encoding LysR family transcriptional regulator yields the protein MDKLTSLQAFIRTAETRSFVAAGRLIGVSSSAVGKSVAKLEQQLGVRLLQRSTRNVRLTEEGRQFYERCRPLLDELADAEAMLTHAMQAPRGRLRVSLPNAGYRFLLPVLGEFRRRYPEVELDLDFNDQLVDVIEGGFDLVIRSGDMPDSRLRARRLGPFCFMLVASPDYLARRGEPRAPADLEAHDCIHFRFANSGKVQEWSLRLEPGEAPPHLPASLVCNNSEAAVLAALHGWGIVYSVDFLVRDYLASGQLRRVLPGFETQRGQFWALWPAHRHVSPKLRVFVDFLDEHLFVQGAVV from the coding sequence ATGGACAAACTAACCAGCCTGCAAGCCTTCATCCGCACCGCCGAGACCCGCAGCTTCGTCGCGGCCGGGCGCCTGATCGGGGTGTCGTCCTCGGCGGTCGGCAAGAGCGTGGCCAAGCTGGAACAGCAGCTCGGCGTGCGCCTGCTCCAGCGCAGCACCCGCAACGTGCGCCTGACCGAGGAAGGCCGCCAGTTCTACGAGCGCTGCCGGCCCTTGCTCGATGAGCTGGCCGACGCCGAGGCGATGCTGACCCACGCCATGCAGGCGCCGCGCGGACGCCTGCGGGTCAGCCTGCCGAACGCGGGCTATCGCTTCCTGCTGCCGGTGCTCGGCGAATTCCGCCGGCGCTATCCCGAGGTCGAGCTGGACCTGGACTTCAACGATCAGCTGGTCGACGTGATCGAAGGCGGCTTCGACCTGGTGATCCGCAGCGGCGACATGCCCGACTCGCGCCTGCGCGCGCGCCGGCTGGGACCGTTCTGCTTCATGCTCGTCGCCTCGCCCGACTACCTCGCGCGGCGCGGCGAACCGCGCGCGCCGGCCGATCTGGAAGCCCACGACTGCATCCATTTCCGCTTCGCCAACAGCGGCAAGGTGCAGGAATGGTCGCTGCGCCTGGAGCCGGGCGAAGCGCCGCCGCACCTGCCGGCCTCGCTGGTATGCAACAACAGCGAAGCCGCCGTGCTGGCGGCGCTGCACGGCTGGGGCATCGTCTACTCGGTGGATTTCCTCGTGCGCGATTACCTGGCCTCGGGCCAGTTGCGCCGGGTGCTGCCGGGGTTCGAAACCCAGCGTGGGCAGTTCTGGGCGCTATGGCCGGCGCACCGGCACGTGTCGCCGAAATTGCGGGTGTTCGTGGATTTTCTCGATGAGCATTTGTTTGTGCAGGGGGCGGTGGTTTGA